A segment of the Asinibacterium sp. OR53 genome:
GCGGGGCGGGCGCAGTTCGGCATTTCCGGTTCCGATCTGATGATCCAGTTCGCCAAAGGCAAACCGATAGTGGCATTGGGGGCGCTTTTTCAACATTCACCCTATATATTGATCTCTTTGGCCAGCAGGGGTATCCGTGTGCCGTCGGACCTGGTAGGTAAGACCCTGATGGTTTCAGAAGCGCAGGGCTGGATAGAATTACAGGCTGTTTTTCTCAAAGAAGGCATTCCCATCAATTCGTTGCATGTGGTAACACATAGTTGGAAAAACGACGATCTCATCAAAGGGAAGGTAGATGCGATGACCGGTTATTATTCCGATGAGCTCAACCAGTTGCGGAAGCAGGGGATAAAACCGTCTTATATACAACCCATCAACTACGGCATTGACTTTTACGGAGACCTGCTCTTTTCGCTCCAAAGCATGACAGAGAATAACCCGGAAAAGACCAGGAAGTTTGTGAAGGCAAGCTTCAAAGGATGGGATTACGCCCTGGATCACCCGGAAGAAATAGCCGATTATATCCTCACATTGCCCGGCGTAAAAGAAAGGGGTGTTACAAAGACCGAACTGTTGGCGGAAGCCGAAGATATGCGCAAACTGATCGTGCCCGATATAGTGGAAATAGGGCACATGAATGAAGGACGCTGGAATCATATCCTTGATATCTATAAGTCATTGAAGCTGGTTTCGCCGAATGCGCGGCTCGATGGGTTTGTGTACAGTGAGGGCAAAGGCTTCTCATCTGATGTGATACGAATGGGGATCATCCTGTCGGTAGCAGTCCTGTTGGTATTGCTGATCATCATATTGTACAGCATATCATTGAGGGCCTCGGTCAGGAAAAGAACGCTGCAACTGGAAAAAGAAATAGAGCAAAGAAAACGTACACAGGAGCAATTGCGCATCAGTGAAGAGCGATTGGAAATGGCTACCGATGCTGCTGAAATCGGTATATGGGATTGGGATATTCGGAACAACACGATTTATTTCAACGATATGTGGAAGATCATGTTGGGATATGACCCGGGAGAACTGGATAATAAATGGGAAACTTTTACCATGCTGCTGCATCCTGATGAACGGGAAGCGATAGAAAAACAATACAACGATTATGTGGCGGGTAAGATCAGCAGTTACCAGGTGATGATGCGGATGAAGACCCGCGAGAATAAATGGAAATGGATATTATCCATCAGCAAATCCCCCCTGCGGGATGAGCAGGGGGAAACCATCCGTGCTGCAGGCATTCATATCGATATGGATGATATCAAGCAAAAAGAGATGGAACTGCAGGAACTTACCGAGGAACTGATGATCAGCAATAAGGAATTGCAACAGTTTGCTTACATTACTTCACACAACCTGCGTGCCCCTGTTGCCAACCTGCGCAGCCTTACCTGGTTATTCAACAAAGAAGAACTGGCAGGCAGGAATAAGGATATTTTTGATAAGATCAATCTCAGTATTGATAAGCTGAGCTGTACACTGGACGATCTCAATGAAATACTAAGCTCCCTGGTGCACAAAACGGAACTGCGGGAACCGGTCTCATTCGAAAAAGAACTGACAGATGTGATGTATTCCATCTCAGAAGAGATCATGGAAAAAGAAGCGGCGATTACTTATGATTTCTCCAAAGCAAAAGACATTTGCTATCCCGGGAAAGTTATCCACAGTGTGTTCCTGAATACCATCACCAATGCCATCAAATACCGGAAGGAGCATGAACGGCCTGTTATCCATATTACTACGCAGGAAGACGGAGAGTTTGTGGTACTTACCATCACAGATAATGGCAAAGGAATTGATATGGGAAAATACGGGAACAAAATATTCGGATTGTACCAACGCTTTCATGAAAATACGGAAGGAAAGGGATTAGGACTCTACATCGTTAAAAGCCAGGTAGAAGCCCTTGGAGGTAAGATCGCAGTGGAAAGTATGGTGAACAGGGGTACTACATTTCAAGTATTCCTGAAAAAAAACACAATGCCCTATGACGCCTGAATACCAGCGGATACTTTTGGTAGACGACGATGATGTAACGAATTTCCTTAGCCGGGAAATATTCCGGCACTATCATCCAGACGTTTGCATTGATATAGCCCTGAACGGAAAAGAGGCCATCGAGTTGTTGATCCGTGCATCGGAAGAGGAAGAGGCCAGTCTGCCCCAGATCATCCTGCTAGATATCAATATGCCTGTAATGGATGGATGGGATTTCCTGGACCATTTCAAGGTAATGGCGGAAAGCAGGCCAAACCTGGGTGAAATCCGTGTGTTTATTTTAACTTCTTCGGTCTATCCGGAAGATATCAAAAGGGCTATGACCTACCCATTGGTGCAAAAAGCCTATTCTAAACCATTGAATGACCAGCAAATCAAAGAAATGATGGGGTGAAAGGCCCCGGAATGGGGAAAATACGAAGTTTGAACGCTGAAAAATTCCGTGTTTTCACCGTTAAGAAATGGTGATTTACACAGAAGCTTAATCTTTTTCCCTGATTAGCTTTGTATGAGTTTTAGTAAATCTATCCCTGATTCCAATTTCCTTATAGCTATACGAATCCTATATTCTATTGCAAAACCACGGAATAGGGGCGAATATTCTCCGCCCCTATTTTATTTGTAGACCTAACAGGATCGTATAAACATTTTTGGAGTTTTGGTGTGGCAGATTGCCGTTGGTTCGGCTATCTGCTTTATTTGTTTATTGGAACTTGGTATGAATGGCGAGCAAGGTTAACCAGAAGTCATTAACTTTACGCCATCAGCAGTACTGCAAATCAAACAAGGAACATTAAATGAGAATATTGATCGCAGACGATCACACATTGATCCGAGAAGGGCTCAGAAAGATACTGGAAGAATCACTTTCTTTTGCAGAAGTGCATGATGTATCCGATTCTGCTGATCTGTTCAAGAAAGCAGTCGGAGAAAGCTGGGATATCATCATTTCCGATATCAGCATGCCCGGGTATTCCGGTATTGAAATACTCAAGCAGATCAAAGAACATGCTCCCCAAACGCCTGTACTCATGTTGAGCATGCATTCGCCTGAGCAATATGCGGTACGTGCTATCAAGGCAGGAGCGGCAGGTTATCTCACCAAAGAAAGTGCACCTTATGAATTGGTGAAAGCCGTTCAACAAATATTGAGCGGAAGAAAATACATTACCAGTGAAGTGGCGGAAGTGCTCGCAGGTTCACTGGAAGAGAAAAGCGACAAAGCTCC
Coding sequences within it:
- a CDS encoding ABC transporter substrate-binding protein; the encoded protein is MWYLRNTLLLLLLTGCCIVQRAEAANDTLNLQLKWWHQFQFAGYYAAQIKGFYSAEGLKVKLVPGDGNHDPLREVLAGRAQFGISGSDLMIQFAKGKPIVALGALFQHSPYILISLASRGIRVPSDLVGKTLMVSEAQGWIELQAVFLKEGIPINSLHVVTHSWKNDDLIKGKVDAMTGYYSDELNQLRKQGIKPSYIQPINYGIDFYGDLLFSLQSMTENNPEKTRKFVKASFKGWDYALDHPEEIADYILTLPGVKERGVTKTELLAEAEDMRKLIVPDIVEIGHMNEGRWNHILDIYKSLKLVSPNARLDGFVYSEGKGFSSDVIRMGIILSVAVLLVLLIIILYSISLRASVRKRTLQLEKEIEQRKRTQEQLRISEERLEMATDAAEIGIWDWDIRNNTIYFNDMWKIMLGYDPGELDNKWETFTMLLHPDEREAIEKQYNDYVAGKISSYQVMMRMKTRENKWKWILSISKSPLRDEQGETIRAAGIHIDMDDIKQKEMELQELTEELMISNKELQQFAYITSHNLRAPVANLRSLTWLFNKEELAGRNKDIFDKINLSIDKLSCTLDDLNEILSSLVHKTELREPVSFEKELTDVMYSISEEIMEKEAAITYDFSKAKDICYPGKVIHSVFLNTITNAIKYRKEHERPVIHITTQEDGEFVVLTITDNGKGIDMGKYGNKIFGLYQRFHENTEGKGLGLYIVKSQVEALGGKIAVESMVNRGTTFQVFLKKNTMPYDA
- a CDS encoding response regulator; this translates as MTPEYQRILLVDDDDVTNFLSREIFRHYHPDVCIDIALNGKEAIELLIRASEEEEASLPQIILLDINMPVMDGWDFLDHFKVMAESRPNLGEIRVFILTSSVYPEDIKRAMTYPLVQKAYSKPLNDQQIKEMMG
- a CDS encoding response regulator transcription factor, coding for MRILIADDHTLIREGLRKILEESLSFAEVHDVSDSADLFKKAVGESWDIIISDISMPGYSGIEILKQIKEHAPQTPVLMLSMHSPEQYAVRAIKAGAAGYLTKESAPYELVKAVQQILSGRKYITSEVAEVLAGSLEEKSDKAPHEQLSDREFEVFKMLVSGKSISEIGDILSLNVNTISTYRARIMDKMRMQSNADLVRYAIQNNIV